The following are encoded together in the Nocardioides thalensis genome:
- a CDS encoding LysE family translocator, producing MSTILEPHQLLAFAAASAVLVGMPGPNIVYIITRSMAHGVRTGVVSVLGVETGTAVYAIATALGLSALIAASPLAFNVIRYLGVGYLVYLAIRELTRRRHGADSPGDEQPVRPRRVYVDGLLMNLLNPKVALFFLAFLPQFLTPGATGSAAQAEVLALGVVTVVVALVIDLGYAVAGGLVGRALRDRVSRGGDWKRRLPVAGIYLAIAAAAATTGSSA from the coding sequence ATGAGCACCATCCTCGAACCCCACCAGCTGCTGGCCTTCGCCGCCGCGTCGGCGGTGCTCGTCGGCATGCCGGGGCCGAACATCGTCTACATCATCACGCGCAGCATGGCGCACGGCGTCCGCACCGGCGTCGTCTCCGTGCTCGGCGTCGAGACCGGCACGGCCGTCTACGCCATCGCGACGGCGCTCGGGCTGTCGGCCCTGATCGCCGCCAGCCCACTGGCGTTCAACGTGATCCGCTACCTCGGCGTCGGCTACCTGGTCTACCTCGCGATCCGCGAGCTGACCCGGCGCCGGCACGGCGCGGACAGCCCCGGCGATGAGCAGCCGGTGCGGCCCAGGAGGGTGTACGTCGACGGGCTGCTGATGAACCTGCTCAACCCGAAGGTGGCGCTGTTCTTCCTCGCGTTCCTGCCCCAGTTCCTGACCCCGGGCGCCACCGGCTCCGCGGCCCAGGCCGAGGTGCTCGCGCTCGGCGTGGTCACCGTCGTCGTCGCGCTGGTCATCGATCTCGGGTACGCCGTCGCCGGCGGGCTCGTCGGCCGCGCCCTCCGCGACCGGGTCTCGCGCGGCGGCGACTGGAAGCGGCGCCTCCCCGTCGCCGGGATCTACCTCGCCATCGCGGCGGCCGCGGCGACAACGGGCTCGAGCGCCTGA
- a CDS encoding TetR/AcrR family transcriptional regulator C-terminal ligand-binding domain-containing protein yields MAGQLRADVDPADAVELVYAPIYYRLLLRTRPVRPEDARRQLQLAFEGLA; encoded by the coding sequence GTGGCCGGCCAGCTCCGCGCCGACGTCGACCCGGCCGACGCGGTCGAGCTCGTCTACGCGCCGATCTACTACCGGCTCCTCCTTCGGACGCGACCGGTGCGTCCCGAGGACGCGAGGCGACAGCTGCAGCTGGCGTTCGAGGGCCTCGCCTAG